In Podospora pseudoanserina strain CBS 124.78 chromosome 5, whole genome shotgun sequence, a single window of DNA contains:
- a CDS encoding hypothetical protein (EggNog:ENOG503P3XZ), translating to MKQPVHVQGTVPTLEMTAAQSQATPHTITGNTSPRHSGSAENFATPDANASASDAAENKNTNGTADTGSKGYGRLAALLARQDEYAIFRRFKYLNCLSLLYQQAEIIFLQDHLEELAAMDRTHSCRMRQFFDRDWITLAHPGDPESGQQWATMQLIQLKLAKYNKALLTQASLAKLNPPNFQDLTFLREWIGRADNGNYPIHGPDQHAWDPEFETDLMAISPRVPLDRLSRWVNDIIFPWYHKFFGAKIKDPEDAAKNLGTGIYIYSESHLQIVIETFVTVVAALLPVLSIVVLYFLGDNNKFKFMALVIFSAIFALALAIMTKAKRVEVFAATAAFAAVNVVFLSQDPTGEELVELMKQYLTGEKGGN from the exons ATGAAACAGCCAGTCCACGTGCAAGGTACTGTTCCAACTTTAGAGATGACCGCAGCTCAATCCCAAGCAACTCCCCATACCATAACAGGTAATACGAGTCCGCGCCATAGTGGCTCAGCCGAGAACTTCGCGACGCCAGATGCCAATGCTTCGGCAAGTGATGCAGCCGAAAATAAGAATACCAACGGTACTGCCGATACAGGCAGCAAAGGATATGGCAGATTGGCAGCCCTGCTCGCTAGACAAGACGAGTATGCCATTTTCCGTCGTTTCAAGTACCTGAATTGTCTAAGCCTACTGTATCAACAGGCCGAGATCATTTTCCTCCAGGATCacctggaggagctggcggcaATGGACCGAACACACTCCTGTCGAATGCGACAGTTCTTTGACAGGGACTGGATTACCCTTGCACATCCAGGGGATCCGGAATCAGGCCAACAATGGGCAACCATGCAGCTGATTCAACTGAAGCTGGCAAAGTACA ATAaggccctcctcacccaagcCTCACTCGCCAAACTCAATCCTCCCAACTTCCAGGATCTAACCTTTCTCCGAGAATGGATTGGACGTGCCGACAACGGGAATTATCCTATTCATGGCCCAGATCAGCATGCATGGGATCCAGAATTCGAAACTGATCTCATGGCTATCAGCCCACGGGTGCCGTTGGATCGCCTCTCCCGCTGGGTGAAcgacatcatcttcccctgGTATCACAAATTCTTCggggccaagatcaag GACCCGGAGGATGCGGCCAAAAACCTCGGCACTGGTATCTACATCTACAGCGAGTCTCATCTTCAAATTGTCATCGAGACATTCGTCACCGTCGTCGCAGCCCTGCTTCCAGTGCTGAGCATTGTGGTACTCTACTTCCTGGGCGACAATAACAAGTTCAAGTTCATGGCCTTGGTGATATTCTCGGCGATCTTTGCGTTGGCGCTAGCAATCATGACGAAGGCCAAAAGGGTGGAGGTGTTTGCTGCCACTGCTGC